A single genomic interval of Candidatus Bathyarchaeum sp. harbors:
- a CDS encoding MarR family transcriptional regulator, whose amino-acid sequence MVSDVFLILTSILLFGTISVLFLYYKRIITLRQEYHNAKGIVSDIVLSIDNQLMRQKEGVLYVAQKIEDASVENQQVAKKVEEYEEKLTEISNRITNSPPDFEEKVSGQINEIRDEFEGIKQIQEKVMEKLVEIEKIKYERPAPEVKIKAAIPIKKEKALEPLTETELSVLETIGKEGEKTAPEIQKLIGLTREHTARLMKKLYKDGYLERDTHKMPYVYRLKEEMEKILKRREFNPS is encoded by the coding sequence ATGGTCTCCGACGTTTTCCTAATTTTAACGTCTATTTTGTTATTTGGAACGATTTCGGTGTTATTTTTGTATTACAAGCGGATTATAACGTTGCGGCAAGAGTATCATAACGCCAAAGGGATAGTTAGCGACATAGTTCTAAGCATAGATAATCAGTTAATGCGACAAAAAGAGGGCGTGCTTTATGTAGCCCAAAAAATCGAAGATGCTTCTGTGGAGAATCAACAAGTTGCAAAAAAAGTAGAAGAATACGAAGAAAAATTAACCGAAATAAGTAATCGGATAACTAATTCTCCTCCAGACTTTGAGGAAAAGGTTTCAGGTCAAATTAATGAGATACGAGATGAGTTTGAAGGAATAAAACAAATTCAAGAAAAAGTGATGGAAAAGCTTGTTGAGATTGAAAAAATCAAATATGAAAGACCAGCCCCTGAAGTAAAAATCAAAGCAGCGATTCCAATAAAAAAAGAGAAGGCCCTTGAACCGTTAACAGAAACGGAACTTAGTGTCCTTGAAACCATAGGTAAAGAAGGAGAAAAGACAGCTCCAGAAATACAGAAATTGATTGGTCTAACAAGGGAGCACACTGCAAGATTAATGAAAAAATTGTACAAAGACGGCTACCTCGAAAGGGACACTCACAAAATGCCCTATGTTTACAGGTTAAAAGAGGAAATGGAAAAAATTCTCAAAAGACGAGAATTCAATCCGTCTTAA